The following coding sequences are from one Panicum hallii strain FIL2 chromosome 5, PHallii_v3.1, whole genome shotgun sequence window:
- the LOC112893843 gene encoding endoribonuclease Dicer homolog 3a-like isoform X1: MGDVEGAALGGGGGDAMGASDSAAEATVADDVDMNPLKRPSKSFLQEGEAGMHKRQKNECQDFTPRRYQLDLYEVATHQNTIAMLDTGAGKTMIAVMLIKHFGMISKTNNDRKLIIFLAPTVQLVTQQCEVIKSYTDFEVEHYHGAKGVDQWKAHSWQEQLAKYQVVVMTPQVLLDALRQAFLILDMVSLMIFDECHHATGNHPYTRIMKEFYHRSEHKPNVFGMTASPVIRKGVSSDLDCENQLSELENILDSKIHTVVDREEIELCVPLAKEVNRYYEPKTVSFEDLSAELGILYSKYDVLIAQLHCKLTNQYKDADQITKELQKRLSNSLAKICYCLEDVGLLCASEATKICIERGHRKGWLKGDGEATDQQSDANGSGLFAGNSMIHMKFFEEVLRIIDKRLQQQQGIDALLNSESGCVEATKGGYISPKLHELIQVFLSFSDFDNVRCLIFVDRKITARVIERTMKKIGRLAYFRISFLTGGSSSVDALTLTSKEQKDTHDSFRSGKVNLLFTTDVAEEGIHVPDCSCVIRFDLPKTTRSYVQSRGRARQKDSQYILMIEQGNVKQNDLISALMRSKTSMAEIASNREPEDSHPSFFPTEEINEYHISTTGAKITTDSSISVLYQYCDKLPKDKYYTPRPTFQFTHYGDGYECTVTLPSSAMFQLLVGPKARSMQKAKQLACLDACKRLHQLGALDDHLSPSAEEPPLENLSKASICSSGAGLGTTKRKELHGTTKVLSMSGSWASDRSVTKLQGYKLNFICDQVGQKYSDFVLLIDANIAKEAATLDIDLYLHDKMVKASVSPCGPLELDAQQMEQAKLFQALLFNGLFGKLFTGSKASKTSREFILKKDDTFLWDNANMYLLLPVDPSSDSHKSVSINWNVIDVAATTVGLMRSIYSDDQQNLINKLNPEINGGDLIHLANKSCKVDDLRSMVVLALHTGKLYTALDVADLCANSTFDGASDKKEAKFRTFAEYFVKKYSIFLHHPSQPLLVLKPTHNPHNLLSSKIRDEGNRVENKNRANSLVHMPPELLIPLDLPADVLRVFYLFPSLMYRIESLMLASQLRSEIAYTGSDISSFLILEALTTLRCCEDFSMERLELLGDSALKYAVSSDLFLRFPNKHEGQLSSRRQEIICNATLHRFGMERKIQSYIRDAAFDPRRWRAPGQLSIWPCPCECPVNSEVVTEDIHRIDDKSIIIGKACDKGHRWICSKTISDCVEALIGAYYVGGGLRAAFSVLKWLQIEIEIEEDLIAKAMLSASVRNYLPKLDVVEMLEAKLGYLFSVKGLLIEALTHPSQQVSGTTYCYQRLEFLGDAVLDILLTQHLFLSHKDTDEGELTDLRSASVNNENFAQVAVRHNLHHFLQHSSGLLQDQITEYVNSLEGSSMDRSSLLSSGSSRGPKVLGDIVESIAGAILIDTKFDLDVVWRVFKPLLSPIVTPENLELPPFRELHEWCDKSGYFLGIKCENREDNIMAILNLQLKDLLLVRQGRGKNKVDAKAHAASLLLRDLEEKGLVIPKNASRTEQSEKKSGSPKHRKNLLGAMGTQNIAPPRQKDLTMSSTTPCSVFDEPFVVKVKLSKGGPRISLYESCKKLQWPMPTFEYVKVEPSVCPSSGGSSQKVAPQGFAFASTITLHIPNGDVISLTGDGRPDKKSSQDSAALLMLYELQRRGRFQVQEV, from the exons ATGGGCGACGTGGAAGGGGCAgcgctgggcggcggcggcggcgacgcgatGGGCGCCTCCGATTCCGCGGCGGAGGCAACCGTCGCCGACGATG TAGACATGAATCCTTTGAAGAGGCCATCCAAATCATTCCTTCAAGAAGGTGAAGCAGGCATGCATAAACGGCAGAAAAATGAGTGTCAGGATTTCACCCCCAGAAG GTACCAGCTTGATCTTTATGAGGTTGCAACGCATCAGAACACAATTGCGATGCTTGACACAGGAGCTGGGAAAACAATGATTGCTGTCATGCTCATCAAGCATTTTGGGATGATCAGCAAAACAAATAATGACCGAAAGCTCATCATATTCCTTGCGCCAACAGTTCAACTCGTCACACAG CAATGTGAGGTGATTAAGAGCTACACTGATTTTGAGGTGGAGCACTATCATGGTGCGAAGGGTGTTGATCAATGGAAGGCTCACAGCTGGCAAGAGCAACTTGCAAAATATCAG GTTGTGGTCATGACACCACAGGTGCTGCTAGATGCTTTACGCCAAGCTTTCTTGATCTTAGACATGGTTAGTCTCATGATATTTGATGAATGCCATCATGCAACTGGTAACCACCCTTATACAAGGATAATGAAG GAGTTCTATCATAGATCTGAGCATAAGCCAAATGTGTTTGGTATGACAGCATCACCTGTTATAAGGAAAG GCGTCTCTTCTGATTTGGACTGTGAAAATCAGCTCTCTGAGCTGGAAAATATTTTAGATTCCAAG ATACACACTGTGGTGGATAGAGAAGAGATTGAACTTTGCGTTCCTTTGGCAAAAGAAGTGAACAGATACTATGAGCCAAAAACTGTTTCTTTTGAAGATTTAAGTGCAGAACTAGGAATTTTGTATTCCAAG TACGATGTGCTGATAGCACAATTGCATTGTAAGCTGACCAACCAATACAAAGATGCTGATCAAATAACAAAGGAATTACAGAAGCGTCTCTCTAATTCTTTAGCAAAGATTTGCTATTGTCTTGAAGATGTTGGTCTTCTTTGTGCGAGTGAG GCTACTAAAATTTGCATCGAAAGGGGTCACAGAAAGGGTTGGCTGAAGGGAGATGGTGAGGCCACCGATCAGCAAAGTGATGCAAATGGATCAGGCTTGTTTGCTGGAAACTCAATGATTCATATGAAGTTCTTTGAGGAAGTGTTGCGTATAATTGACAAACGCCTCCAACAGCAACAAG GAATTGATGCACTTTTGAACTCAGAGAGTGGATGTGTGGAAGCAACAAAGGGGGGCTATATTTCGCCTAAGCTCCATGAACTCATCCAAGTATTTCTCTCTTTCAG TGACTTTGATAATGTCCGATGCCTTATTTTTGTGGATCGAAAGATTACTGCCAGAGTCATTGAGCGTACTATGAAGAAAATTGGCCGACTCGCATATTTCAGAATCTCTTTTCTAACTGGTGGGAGTTCTTCTGTGGATGCACTGACTCTGACTTCTAAAGAGCAAAAAGACACACACGATTCGTTCCGCTCTGGAAAG GTCAACTTACTATTTACTACAGATGTTGCAGAAGAGGGTATCCATGTTCCAGACTGCTCGTGTGTAATACGCTTTGATTTGCCAAAGACTACCCGCAGCTATGTGCAGTCACGAGGACGAGCCCGACAGAAGGACTCTCAGTACATACTAATGATTGAACA GGGAAATGTGAAACAAAATGACTTAATATCTGCCCTTATGAGAAGTAAGACATCGATGGCCGAGATTGCTTCAAACCGAGAGCCCGAGGATTCACACCCCAGTTTCTTTCCCACTGAAGAAATAAATGAATACCATATAAGCACAACAGGAGCCAAAATAACTACTGATTCCAGCATCAGTGTTCTCTACCAGTACTGTGACAAACTTCCAAAGGACAA GTACTACACCCCAAGACCCACGTTTCAGTTCACCCATTATGGTGATGGTTATGAGTGCACAGTAACATTACCATCTAGTGCCATGTTTCAGCTTTTAGTAGGTCCAAAAGCAAGAAGCATGCAGAAAGCAAAGCAGCTTGCTTGCCTTGATGCATGTAAGAGGCTGCATCAGCTGGGAGCACTTGATGACCACCTTTCTCCATCCGCTGAAGAGCCGCCACTGGAAAATTTGAGCAAAGCTAGTATCTGCTCATCCGGTGCAGGTTTAG GTACAACCAAACGGAAAGAGCTGCATGGTACAACCAAGGTTCTTTCTATGTCTGGCTCTTGGGCTTCAGATAGAAGTGTTACTAAGCTTCAAGGCTACAAGTTGAATTTTATTTGTGATCAAGTTGGCCAGAAATACTCTGACTTTGTCTTGTTAATTGATGCAAATATAGCAAAAGAAGCAGCCACTTTGGATATCGATCTATATTTGCATGACAAGATGGTAAAGGCTTCAGTTTCTCCATGTGGACCTCTTGAGTTGGATGCTCAACAG ATGGAACAAGCAAAACTATTTCAAGCACTTCTCTTTAATGGTTTGTTTGGAAAACTGTTCACCGGATCAAAAGCATCCAAAACCTCAAGGGAGTTTATTCTCAAGAAGGATGATACATTCCTTTGGGACAATGCAAATATGTATTTGCTTTTACCTGTGGATCCTAGTTCGGATTCTCATAAAAGTGTTTCCATTAACTGGAATGTGATTGATGTAGCGGCTACAACTGTTGGACTTATGAGGAGCATTTATTCGGATGACCAACAGAACCTGATCAATAAACTTAATCCTGAAATTAATGGCGGAGATCTCATTCATTTGGCCAATAAGTCATGTAAGGTTGATGATCTTAGAAGTATGGTAGTCCTAGCACTTCACACAGGGAAGTTGTATACTGCTCTTGATGTAGCTGATTTATGTGCCAATAGCACATTTGATGGTGCTTCTGATAAGAAAGAAGCAAAATTTCGGACATTTGCAGAATATTTTGTGAAAAA GTACAGCATATTTCTTCATCATCCCTCACAGCCATTGCTAGTGTTGAAACCCACTCATAATCCTCACAACCTTCTTTCATCAAAGATCAGAGATGAAG GCAACCGTGTGGAAAACAAAAATAGGGCCAATAGCCTTGTTCACATGCCTCCAGAGCTGCTGATTCCACTTGATTTACCTGCTGATGTTTTGAGAGTATTCTATTTGTTTCCGTCTCTGATGTATCGTATTGAGTCACTAATGCTAGCCAGCCAACTAAGAAGTGAAATTGCATACACAGGATCTGATATATCAAGCTTCCTG ATTCTGGAAGCTCTTACAACCCTTAGATGCTGCGAGGACTTCTCTATGGAGCGTTTAGAGTTACTGGGGGACTCTGCACTTAAGTATGCTGTGAGTTCCGATCTCTTCCTCAGATTTCCTAATAAGCATGAGGGGCAGTTATCGTCCAGAAGGCAAGAAATTATATGTAATGCAACACTTCATAGGTTTGGTATGGAACGCAAGATACAG AGTTACATACGTGATGCTGCATTCGATCCTCGTAGATGGCGTGCACCTGGACAGCTGTCCATCTGGCCCTGTCCTTGTGAATGCCCAGTAAACTCTGAGGTTGTAACTGAGGATATTCATAGGATTGATGACAAATCTATAATTATAGGCAAGGCGTGTGACAAGGGGCACAGATGGATATGTTCCAAAACCATCTCTGATTGTGTCGAGGCTTTAATTGGGGCATATTATGTGGGAGGGGGATTAAGAGCAGCCTTTTCTGTTCTCAAATGGTTGCAGATTGAGATTGAAATTGAGGAAGACCTGATTGCGAAAGCCATGTTGAGTGCTTCTGTGCGGAATTATCTTCCAAAACTTGATGTAGTTGAAATGCTTGAAGCAAAACTAGGCTATCTTTTTTCAGTTAAAGGTTTGCTGATAGAGGCTCTCACCCACCCATCACAGCAAGTATCAGGAACAACATACTGCTACCAG CGCTTGGAGTTCCTTGGTGATGCAGTCTTGGATATTTTACTAACACAGCACCTTTTCCTTAGTCATAAAGACACTGATGAGGGGGAGCTGACAGATTTACGGTCTGCATCAGTAAATAATGAAAATTTTGCACAAGTTGCAGTAAGGCATAATCTCCACCACTTTCTCCAGCATTCTTCTGGGCTTCTCCAAGACCAAATCACTGAATATGTGAATAGTCTGGAAGGTTCATCCATGGACAGATCCAGCCTTTTATCCAGTGGATCATCTAGGGGTCCAAAA GTTCTAGGTGATATTGTAGAAAGTATTGCAGGTGCAATTCTTATAGACACCAAATTTGATTTGGATGTAGTTTGGAGGGTTTTCAAACCTCTTCTTTCCCCAATTGTCACACCTGAGAATCTGGAGTTACCCCCGTTCAGAGAACTTCATGAGTGGTGTGACAAGAGTGGGTACTTTTTAGGAATTAAGTGCGAAAACCGAGAAGACAACATAATGGCAATTCTTAATTTACAACTCAAGGACTTGCTTCTTGTGAGGCAAGGTCGTGGGAAGAACAAAGTAGATGCAAAAGCACACGCAGCTTCCTTATTGCTCAGGGATCTGGAG GAAAAAGGCCTTGTGATTCCAAAGAATGCCAGCAGAACAGAACAATCTGAAAAGAAATCTGGTAGTCCAAAACATCGCAAGAACTTGCTTGGTGCTATGGGCACACAGAATATAGCACCACCTAGGCAAAAGGACCTAACCATGTCAAGTACTACTCCCTGCTCTGTTTTTGATGAACCAT TTGTTGTGAAGGTTAAGTTGAGTAAAGGAGGACCTCGTATATCATTGTACGAGTCATGTAAAAAGTTACAGTGGCCAATGCCTACGTTTGAATATGTGAAAGTCGAACCAAG CGTGTGCCCCTCCTCTGGTGGTTCCTCACAAAAGGTTGCGCCTCAAGGGTTTGCATTCGCTTCGACAATAACATTGCACATACCAAACGGCGATGTCATCAGCCTTACAGGAGATGGACGCCCGGATAAGAAGAGCTCACAGGATTCTGCTGCGCTGCTCATGCTCTATGAGCTACAGCGGCGAGGTAGATTCCAAGTCCAAGAAGTATGA